The genomic segment AGAGTCAGACAGCGcccgctcccactgttaggagtctcacaggaacaccaagctactcagccatgACATGTATGAGAGGACCCTACTGAAAATTTGAAAGCTTGAAGAAAACTATCAGAAAAGTGATGAGTCAACAAAAATGCTTAATTCATTGAAATATGATGAGATACAAAAATTAATCATCTTTTATACCAACACTATTCAGAATGACaacaaaaactattttattatcgttattattttattttatgtttgggtGCTTCGTCTGAATGTGCATCTGTGTACCACTTTCATGCCTGATgtttgcagaggtcagaagaggttgttccccttggaactggggttacagacagctgtgagccaccatgtgggtgtcgTGTGGTCTTCCGGGTGTTGTGGTCTtccggaagagcagctagtgctcttaaccactgagccatctctccaggtcaaCAAAAACTATTTTACAGTGCTTAGATTCAAGTAAAAAGCTGTTATTTTCTAAGCTGTAAATGAGAAATAAGGTTTACTAGATAATCTATAAACAGGTATCTAAATATGAGCACAAATCCAAGCATATCACAGCATCGATTGTTATCCCACTTGCTTTCCCCCTTGGTTTGAACACTTCGGGAACCAAAAGAGCAAAAGCCAGCAGGATTGTGCAGGACTGAAGAGAGAGTAGCCTCATCCTAGCTGGTCTCAGCATTCTCAGGTTAGTCCAGCTCATTCGACTTAACCTTAAATGAGTTACATTGATGGACTCTCCAACATGGTTATGATCAGAATGGTTGTTTTTCTTACTGCTAAACTTCAGCATTTTCTGTCTGAAAATGTTCATGCCAAGTTAAACTGACACCAATCCCCGGTACAATTTCAAAACCAGGAGTCCATTGACAGCAACCTCCTCTTCAGTTAACCAACCACCGAACCAGAGAACCAGGGCTGCCAagcccagggcagccaggacttgCCAGATTCTTAGCAGTGATGACTCCTGGACGATCTTAAACATTAAGGGCTGCTGCCAGCAGCAGTGGACCATGACCTCTGCTGACCCCTCCTccattgttttttctcttctaGAACTATCCACAATGGATGACTGGTCTCCACCTACAAATCCATAAGGGACTGCTGTGGCCCCTGTGCCTGTGAGGAGGACATACATGGACGGGCTGTAGGAGAGCTTCAGAGAAGCAGTGGCGTTGGCAAAAGGGTGTGAGCAGGTGGGATGTGGAGTGGCTTTAcctctggccatctctgtacCTCTGTCCTCAGCAGCAGATGGTGCTTCCTACAGGCCCAGGGCCCCTGAGCTCCAGGAAGGCTGGGAAAGCTGAGGTCACTGTGTTATTGCTCCGGGAGTCGTGGGCCTTCCCgtccctctccttcttccctcccctctcctttttccctttccttttttaaaaagtaaaatcctACTTTTAAGAGTAGTTTTgggatttgtcactcgaattggtttaataaaacgctgattggccagtagccagtagGAAGTGTAGGCATGGAGACCAAACTaagcatgctgggaagaggaagggcagagtcaggagtcgccagccagatgcagaggaagcaagatgagaatgctgtactgagaaaagctaccaagccacgtggctgaacatagacaagaattatgggttaatttaaatgtaagagctagttagtagtaagaCTGAACTactgactgagcatttataattaaagagagagagagagagagagagagagagagagagagagagagagagagagagagagagagagagagcagtttcAGGCTTGTGGAAGAAGGATGATTCAGTATGGAGTTCACGCGTACTTCTGCCTGCCCTAACAGACTCCGCCATCCACATCCTCTAACAGTGTTTGTTAACAAATGGCTACATTTGTTACAGTGAGGAACCTCCGGTTCTTAACTGGCACATGATCACCAGAAGTACAGTTCACACAAGGTccccacttgcacacacacacagtcacacccaGATGCCATTACAGTGTCACACGGAGCGGTGTCCCCGCCTCCGTGTCCTCAGCCCTGGCACCTGCCAACCTCACCACTGTCTTGCCATCTCCGTTCTTTCGTCTTTCCCAGGGTAACTAGATGGAATCCTGCACTGCTGCCCCCGCAGACTGGCTGCTTCCCGCCTCCCTCCTCTTGGTTTCCTTGCTTATAACAGCATCACCGTTGCCAGGGCACGAATGAGGAAACCACGGTgtagagagatggcacagcctGCCCGGTGTCACCCGGTTAGTAAGTGGCAGAGCCAGAGTCCAAGTCCAGACCTCCCAGTCTTGCTCCCTTGGCCCCTACATCTCTGTGATTAGTTTTACTGGCTAGGAAACAACAGGCGTCCACCAGGCAGCAGTCTGGGGTCAGTCTTCACAGCTCCTGGCTGCAGTCTCAGACTCCATGAGGAAGCGAGAGCTGAGGACTGACCGAGAGACATGCCTGGCCTACAGCACTGGCTCCCCAGCTGAGCAGGTGAAGGCCTTTGTGGATCTGCTGGCTGGGAAGGGCTGTTGGTTACTACAGGCCCCTAACAAAATGCCAGACTCGCCCCTGGGATCCCAAAGCAATGGTAAGTCTTccatggggtgggaggagggggtacCTGAACCCTCCCACCTTGCCCTGGGACCTTACCTGTTttgtcctgtgtcctgcagacTCAAGGATACAGAGGTACTGTGAGGCCCTGCTGAGCAGGGTGGGAAATGACCCAGAACTGGGCGGCCCCTCACACCGCCTGGCCAGCCTCCTGCTGGTAGAGGGCCTGACAGACCTGCAGCTCAGGGAGCACGACTTCACACAGGTGGAGGCCACACGGGGAGTCTGGCACTCTGCCAGGGCCATCACCCTGGAtaggctcttcctgcctctgtcccggGTGTCCATCCCGCCTCGAGTCTCTGTCACCATTGGAGTGGCCGGCATCGGCAAGACTACTCTCGTGAGGCATTTCATTCGTCGCTGGGCCAGAGGACAAGTGGGCAAGAATTTCTCACTGGTTCTGCCCTTGACCTTTCGGGATCTTAATACCTATGAGAAGCTGTCTGCAGACAAACTCATCCACTCCATCTTCCCAAACATTGGAGACAGTAATCTGGTGGTAACAGCCCCAGACAGAGTCCTCCTGGTCCTGGATGGCTTGGATGAGTGTAAGACACCCCTGGAATTCAACAATACCGTGGCCTGCACAGACCCAAGGAAGGAGATCCAGGTAGACCACCTGATCACTAACATCATCCGAGGCAACCTCTTTCCAGAAATTTCTGTCTGGATCACCTCCCGTCCCAGTGCTGCTGGTCAGGTCCCTGGGGGCCTCGTGGACCGGATGACTGAGATTCGGGGCCTTACTGAGGAAGAGATCAAAGTGTGTCTGGAGCAGATATTTCCTGAGGACCAGACCCTCTTAGGCCAGGTGTTGAGTCAAGTGAAGGCCAACAGAGCTCTGTATCTGATGTGCACTGTGCCAGCTTTTTGTAGGCTCATGGGGCTGGCCCTGGGTCACTTGTACCACAGCAAGCTGGCTGTCCCGGACCCAGAGCTGCCGCTGCCTCAGACCCTGTGTGAGCTCTACTCTTGGTACTTTAGGATGGCCcttggtggggaggggcaggacaAGGGAAAGGTATGTCCTAGGATTGAGCAGGTGGCCCAGGGAGCTCGCAAAATGGTGGGGACATTGGGCCGCCTGGCCTTCCATGGTCTGGTCAAGAAGAAATACGTGTTTTATGAGCAAGACATGAAGGCATTTGGTGTGGACCTCGCTTTGTTACAGAGCACGCTGTGCAGCTGTCTCCTGCAACGGGAAGAGACTCTGGCCTCCTCGGCAGCTTATTGCTTCACTCACCTGTCTCTGCAAGAGTTTGTGGCAGCCACATATTACTACAGTGCATCCAAGAGAGCCATCTTTGACCTCTTCACCGAGAGTGGCATGTCTTGGCCCAGGCTGGGTTTCCTCGCGCATTTCAGGTGTGCAGCCCAGCGGGCCACGCAAGCGAAGGATGGGAGGCTGGATGTGTTCCTGCGTTTCCTCTCTGGCCTCCTGTCTCCAAGGGTTAATACTCTGCTGGCTGGCTCCCTGCTGGCCCAAGGTGAGCACCAGAGCTACCGGGCCCAGGCGGCTGAGGTCCTGCAAGGCTTGCTGCATCCTGACACAGCAGTCTGTGCACGAGCCGTCAATGTCCTGTACTGCCTGCACGAGCTTCAGCACACGGAACTGGCCTGCAGTGTGGAGGAGGCCATGCAGAGTGGGACCTTGGCTGGGCTGAGCGGACCCTCACATCGCACTGCTCTGGCCTACCTCCTGCAACAGTCTGATATCTGCTCCCGGGAGGCCAACTTGTCCCTGTGTCTCAGCCAGAGTGTCCTCCAGAGCCTGCTGCCTCAGCTGCTCTACTGCCGGAGCCTCAGGTGAGGATGGGGTCCATGCAGGGAGGGAGGGCAAAGGAGGAAGACTCAAAATGGTTCCTTGTTTCATCATGCCCCTTCCCGGTAGTCGGCTGAGATTGCTCTAGCAAAGTGCCACAGCTGGGTGCAGAACCCTCACGGCAACGGATTTAGTTCCGGAGCCAGAGGTCTGAGGTCAAGGGCATGGGCAGTACTCCCCCTGAAACCTTGGCAGGAGGGCCCTTCCTGCCTCGGGAGCGCCCGAGGGCCAGCAATCTCTGATGTCCCGTTGTCTCCACTGTCATCTGACCACTGCTCCTGCGTCTCTGTGACAGACACTCACTTTCCCTATAAGCACATTATCATGTTGGAGCCTAGGCCCACCCTATGTCAGTGTGAGCCTCCTGGCTATTCCGTCTGCAATGAGCTCACATCCATATGAGGCTGCATTCTGGAGACAGCAAGGTTAGAATTTCAACATGGCTATACAAATCCAACTCATGAGACCCCCTGAGAACCAAGCAGTGTGActcatccctgtaatcccagcaataagAGGCTAAGATAGGAAGATTGCTGAgtccaggacaacctgggctacatagcaagattatatatatatatatatatatatatatatatatatatatatatatatatatatatacacacacacacacatatatgtatacacacacacacacacacacacacacacacacacacacacacacacaccagtcagtGTTGACAGAAGCTACACCCTCAGCCATACTCTGAATTAGCaagcaaagaggaaaaaatgtAGGACGTGGGCCAATCAGGACCCGAGAGTGGTTTTGGCCTCCTCAGAAGTAAAGCTAGCCAAAAGTGTTGCACACAGGCACATGGTGTCCGAACTGTTGTGACATCACTGTAAGATGCCACCTAGGAGGAAGAGCACAGCTCACAGGAACCACCTCAGTTACTCCCACAGGGAAGTCTGAGTGCTGTGAGTGCGCCGAGTCTGAAGTTTCGAGCTGAAACAGCGGATCACAGTGGGAATGAGAGGCGGTGGAGGCCTCACCCTGCTCATGGGCTGCAGGACTACTCATTGTCATGGCTTCCCCTGGCCAGGCTGGACAACAACCAGTTCCAGGACCCTGTGATGGAATTGCTGGGCAGTGTGCTGAGTGGGAAGGACTGTCGCATTCAGAACatcaggtaacccagacccccGTGTATCACCTGCTGCATGGGCTAGGGGATCTCTTTCCTCTCTACTCAGCTAACCAGAGCACCCCAAGAACATGTATCTTTTCAGGGTGTGGCTCAGGATGCAGTCTGATCTTTTCTACTCCTTTCAGAAAGTGCCAAAGGCTCAGGCACCTGGTCTGTAGGCAAAGGGAAAGGACTGGATAAGGCTCAGACTGTCCTGGACTTGGGGACGGTGTGTCTCCAGGGCTCATGTGCTGCCCTGTTTCAGGCATTACCGTCTCGATGCTCTTCCCAATATCCACTCTAATAATATTCTGAGCACAGGATTACATCTCAATAAAAAATTGgaaagtttaatttaaaattttaacttttaatttaaattaaaacttaaggtgaaattttaaaaatgtttttagatttatgtgtatgaatgttttgcctgcatgtatatatgtgccatgGCTTGCTTTTTGTGTCTACAGAtgtcagaagacagtgtcagatcccctgaaatgggagttatggatggttgtgagctgccatgtgggtgctgggaattgaacccgggtcctctgcaagaacaagtgctcttgacagCTGAGCAAAATCTCCAgactcattttgtttcttttttggacacagggtctTGTGTAGTCCAGATTTGccccaaactcactatataggtaAGGTGATCCTGAACTTTGatcctcctgagggctgggatagAGCAGTGTGCCGTTATACCCAGTTTGTGCCGTGTTGGGGATGGAGTCCAGGGTGTCATGTATGCTAGGAAAGCTTTCTGCCTGCTGGAGCCACATCCTCAGTTCCATTCTCAAAGACTTAAGTTTAAAATTTGTCTTTATCTGGGTGTAatgtacatgcctataatcccagcactctagaggctgagacaggaggattgcctgggctacacatagtgagatcctatctccaatAAACTCAAATCACATCGTTTATGTTATAATTAGAGAAAAGTCTGTATGCAGACTTCAGTGCTTACGAAAGTTCTATGCTTGATGTAGCAACCCTTGGGTTTGTAGTGTGGTGATGTCAGGAAGGAATTCCAGAGCTGTGGTGTCATTTTGGAGAAAAGGATTAGGAATGAGGTATAGGGATGGCTTTGCCTTGTTAGTGAAAGGGGTTTCCTTTGAGAGAAGAATTACCTTGCCAGCCCCTCATTGTCAGGATTCTCTCTTTCACAGGCAGCTCTAGTCTTTTTAGCATGTGACAAAATGATCAATTTAGTTTTGCTTAAAATGGGGCTCAAAAATGATTCTGAAGAAAGTCAAACATCCCTTTTATGGTCACAAGCGCTTCCTCTCTGGTCCTCGGTGACACTTGTTTGCAATGTCCAAGTCATTCTGACAAAAACCATGTAAGGCTGTTTGTAAGCTATTTATatgaccatatatatatatatatatatatatatatatatatatatatatatgactggccttgaactcaagatccccAATATTCCAAGTTCTAtagttacaggtgtgtaccactacatctggctactattcaaatttatttatttgtgtatttacttacttatttatttatttatttatttatttatttatttatttattttttggtttttcgagacagggtttctctgtgtagctttgcgcctttcctggaactcactttatttttgaggcagggtatcaCTATGCAGtcccagctggcctagaactaatgTGTAACACAAGCTGGCCTCtgacccacagagatctgcctgcccctgttttccaagtgttgggattaaaggtgtgtaccactacatctggctcaaattcatccatttatttatttatttatttatttatttatttatttatttatgtttttcgagacagggtttctctgtgtagctttggagcctttcctggaactcactttgtagcccaggctggcctcaaactcacagagatccgcttggctctgcctcccgagtgctgggattaaaggtgtgcatcactaccacctggctcaaaTTTATTTGTAGGCAACAGAACTC from the Peromyscus eremicus chromosome 8a, PerEre_H2_v1, whole genome shotgun sequence genome contains:
- the Nlrc3 gene encoding NLR family CARD domain-containing protein 3 — translated: MRKRELRTDRETCLAYSTGSPAEQVKAFVDLLAGKGCWLLQAPNKMPDSPLGSQSNDSRIQRYCEALLSRVGNDPELGGPSHRLASLLLVEGLTDLQLREHDFTQVEATRGVWHSARAITLDRLFLPLSRVSIPPRVSVTIGVAGIGKTTLVRHFIRRWARGQVGKNFSLVLPLTFRDLNTYEKLSADKLIHSIFPNIGDSNLVVTAPDRVLLVLDGLDECKTPLEFNNTVACTDPRKEIQVDHLITNIIRGNLFPEISVWITSRPSAAGQVPGGLVDRMTEIRGLTEEEIKVCLEQIFPEDQTLLGQVLSQVKANRALYLMCTVPAFCRLMGLALGHLYHSKLAVPDPELPLPQTLCELYSWYFRMALGGEGQDKGKVCPRIEQVAQGARKMVGTLGRLAFHGLVKKKYVFYEQDMKAFGVDLALLQSTLCSCLLQREETLASSAAYCFTHLSLQEFVAATYYYSASKRAIFDLFTESGMSWPRLGFLAHFRCAAQRATQAKDGRLDVFLRFLSGLLSPRVNTLLAGSLLAQGEHQSYRAQAAEVLQGLLHPDTAVCARAVNVLYCLHELQHTELACSVEEAMQSGTLAGLSGPSHRTALAYLLQQSDICSREANLSLCLSQSVLQSLLPQLLYCRSLRLDNNQFQDPVMELLGSVLSGKDCRIQNISLTENQIGNKGAKALARSLLVNRSLITLDLRSNSIGPQGAKALADALKINRTLTSLSLQSNVIKDGGVMCMAEALVSNQTISILQLQKNLIGPVGAQQMADALKQNRSLKELMFSSNTIGDGGAMALAEALKVNQGLENLDLQSNAVSNTGVAVLMRGLCVNRTLSSLSLRENSISPEGAQALAQALRMNNTLKHLDLTANLLHDQGAQAIAVAVGENHSLTHLHLQWNFIQAGAARALGQALQLNRTLRTLDLQENAIGDEGASAVAGALKVNTALTALYLQVASIGTQGAQALGEALAVNRTLEILDLRGNDIGVAGAKALANALKLNSTLRRLNLQENSLGMDAAIYVAAALSENHGLHHINLQGNPIGESGARMISEAIKTNAPTCTVEM